TGGATGCTACTTTGGCTTTACCTAAGCGGTTGTTGCTTTCGGCTAAAGCTCATTTGGTTTTACCGACTTATGCTTATTTTGATCAGTTTTATGAAGCCCATCCCGATTATCGTACGATAGGTACTACAAAGAATGGAATTGCACCTGCGTATGCAGCGAAAATACTCCGCCAAAACTTGCGTGTGGGTGATATTTATAGCGCACAATTTACCAGTGAATTACAGGCTATACTCGCCCGACAATACCGAGAATTGGAGCAGTTGCAGTGCGACTTGCCCCCTTTGAAGGAAATGGAAGCGGCCTATATGGATGGGATTGCATTTTTGAAAACACTGCGGATTACCGATACAGAACTATACGTCAATCAAGCGTTAAATGAAGGAAAAAAGGTATTAGCAGAAGGAGCGCAGGCCACGATGTTGGATATCGATCACGGTACGTATCCGTATGTGACTTCGTCGAGCACAGTTGCTGGAGGTGCCTGTACTGGATTGGGGGTTTCTCCTAAAAAAGTAGGGGAGATTTTTGGCGTTACGAAAGCGTATACAACCCGTGTTGGGGAAGGGATTTTTCCGACAGAATTAGCGGGAGCAGAAGCAGAGCAACTCCGCATTAAAGGAGGGGAGTTTGGCTCTAATACCAAGCGACCAAGACGTGTGGGCTGGTTGGATTTACCTGCATTAAAGTATGCCTGTATGGTAAATGGCGTTACCCAACTGATTGTCACAAAAGGCGATATTCTCAGTGATAGGGAAGAAGTTCCTGTTTGTACCCACTATGAAGTGGAAGGAAAAAAACAGGCGTACTTCCGTGTTCATCAAGAAGAAGAAACAACGCAAGCTATTTACCAATCCTTTGAAGGTTGGACGGGTGATTTCACTCAAATAAAAGCCGAAAATCAAGTGCCTTTAGCGTATAAAGCGTATCTTAATTTTATTGCACAAACTGTTGGTGTACCTGTCACGTATCTTTCAACAGGACCTCAAAGAGAAGAAATTTTGAAGTTGAAAGGAAATTAA
The window above is part of the Myroides odoratus DSM 2801 genome. Proteins encoded here:
- a CDS encoding adenylosuccinate synthase — encoded protein: MDILVGLQWGDEGKGKFIDHICSQYDIVARFNGGANAGHSIYYNGEKVTLKLLPSGVFYPNTRNVIGTGVVVNPIQLQQEIEQLMALDATLALPKRLLLSAKAHLVLPTYAYFDQFYEAHPDYRTIGTTKNGIAPAYAAKILRQNLRVGDIYSAQFTSELQAILARQYRELEQLQCDLPPLKEMEAAYMDGIAFLKTLRITDTELYVNQALNEGKKVLAEGAQATMLDIDHGTYPYVTSSSTVAGGACTGLGVSPKKVGEIFGVTKAYTTRVGEGIFPTELAGAEAEQLRIKGGEFGSNTKRPRRVGWLDLPALKYACMVNGVTQLIVTKGDILSDREEVPVCTHYEVEGKKQAYFRVHQEEETTQAIYQSFEGWTGDFTQIKAENQVPLAYKAYLNFIAQTVGVPVTYLSTGPQREEILKLKGN